The following is a genomic window from Spirosoma foliorum.
CGCGATTTTTCGTCTCTGCGTATTGATTTTGTTCAGAATCTGCTTGTCGGCATCATTGTTTGGATCGAGGCCGTCAGCATCCTGCAAGGCAAACTGCAAGTCGTTTTTCTCGCGTTTAACGAGATATTCCATCTCCCGAATTTTCGTCCGAATCTGCTCCGATTGACTTTTAAGCTCAAACGCAGGGTATTTCCGGGTCAGAACACGGCCAAGATAGCTTAGCTCGAAAATTTTGTCGCAGGCTGCCCGGAAACGTTCATTAACAACTTTGTCCTGTAATTTGAACGGCACCCGAATCTCTTTCCAGGCATTGAGTAACACTTTTGCTCGCTCAGCAGCAGCAAAAATGTCGGATTGTTTGGATAGTTTCTCCACTTCATCGGCCATTTTCATTTGAGCCTCAATCCGTGGATCGATCTTGGGTACCAGTACAATGCCCTTCGCGTCGTTATACTTCGCATAGAACATGGTTGTGGCTTTCTTGAACTGCTTATACAGTTTTCCACTTTTCTTGATCGGTACTTCACCAACCGCCTTCCAGGCATTGTTCAGCCGCCGAACCTCTTGAAAGGCCGCATCCAGATCACCCAATCGATTGGCACGGAAGGCTAATCGAATCAGCTCGTCATACTTATCCAGGCGTTCCTGAATAACTTTGTTCTGCTCGTTGAAGAACTCCCGTCGGCGTTGAAAAAAGCCGTCCAGTAGTTCCTGAAACCGTCCTTCTACTTCCTCCTCTACCGATTTGTCAACCGGGCCAGTCTTAATCCATTTCGTCTTGATCTCCTGAAGTTCATCAGCTGTTGTTCGCCAGTCAGTACTGTCGACAATAGCTTCGGCTTCAGCGATCAGAGCCCGCTTAATGTCATAATTCTTGCGTTGGTTGACCGTAATTAAATCGGCCAATAACTTTTCTTGCTCGTCCAGACGGTCGAGTAGGGGAGGGAAATCTCCTAATGCATCAAATCCAAGCAGTTTCTTGCGGAGTTGGACCAGCTTTGTCAGGTACGAGCCTTTGTTCTGAGCCTCGTCGATGTCTTTCTCTAACTGACTGACTTTGTTCTCTGCAATGATGAAGCGATTTTTAAAATAATCGAGCGCTTCCTGCTCGGTGCGTTTGACTTCGCCGATTTGGCGGTCTTCGTAATTCAGGTAGCCTTTCAAAAATACCTTTCCGTCTTTGACGTAACCGTATTCATCTACCAGTGAAGCGTTTTCCATTACTGTGCTTGGTTAAGGCTGCGCTGTGGGTTAATTTTGAGGATTATTGCCAACACAAATCTATCAGAAATTAATGAGCCAGGAAACCATAATTTTCTCTATGGCAGGCGTGAGTAAAAATATTCCGCCTAACCGACAAATCCTAAAGAACATCTACCTTTCCTTTTTTTATGGTGCAAAAATTGGTGTTTTAGGACTTAATGGTTCTGGAAAATCGACCTTATTGCGGATCATAGCAGGTATAGACAAAAATTATACCGGAGAAGTCGTTTTCTCGCCCGGTTATTCGGTTGGTATGCTTGAGCAGGAGCCAAAGTTTGAGGCTGGCAAAACTGTACGTGAAGTTGTGGAAGAGGGCGTACAGGAAGTTGTGAACCTTTTGAAGGAATTTGACGAGATTAATGAAGCCTTTGGCGACCCCGATGCCGACTTCGATAAACTTATTAATCGGCAAGGCGAGGTTCAGGAAAAACTAGACCATTATAACGCCTGGGAACTCGACCAGAAGCTCGAACGAGCCATGGATGCACTCCGATGCCCACCGTCCGATGCTCTGATCGATAATCTGTCGGGGGGAGAAAAACGCCGGGTGGCTCTCTGTCGCCTGCTGCTACAGCAACCAGACGTTCTGCTACTTGACGAGCCAACGAACCACCTTGATGCCGAATCGGTGTTGTGGTTAGAAGAACACCTTCGCCAATATTCAGGAACCGTTATCGCTGTAACCCACGATCGATATTTTCTGGATAACGTGGCGGGTTGGATTCTCGAACTTGATCGGGGTGAAGGCATTCCCTGGAAAGGCAATTATTCATCGTGGTTAGAGCAGAAACAAAATCGGCTAGCGAAGGAAGAAAAGACAGAATCGAAGCGTCAGAAAACCCTTCAACGCGAGTTAGAATGGGTGAAAATGGCTCCGAAAGCACGACAGGCAAAATCTAAAGCACGTTTGGGAGCTTACGAAAAGCTGTTGAATGAAGACGCTAAGCAACGCGACGAAAAACTAGAAATTTTTATTCCAGCTGGTCCACGTCTAGGTGCTAAAGTGATTGAAGCCGAAGACGTATCCAAAGCGTTTGGCGACCGACTTTTATTTGAACACTTAGGTTTTAGACTCCCACAGGGTGGTATTGTTGGTATCATCGGGCCAAACGGAGCCGGTAAAACGACGCTATTCAAACTTATTACGGGTCGCGACAAACCCAATTCGGGCACATTCGACGTAGGCGAAACGGTAAAAGTGGCCTACGTTGACCAGGAACATGATGGCTTAGATCCGAACAAGACGGTCTATGAAACCATTTCGGGAGGCAACGATTGGATTATTATGGGCGGAAAGCAGTCAAACGCTCGCGCCTATGTAAGCCGATTTAATTTTGGCGGTGCCGATCAAGAAAAGAAAATCGGAACATTGTCGGGTGGTGAGCGTAACCGGGTTCATCTGGCCATGACACTTAAGGAAGGCGCTAACCTGCTCTTGTTGGATGAGCCGACCAATGACCTGGATGTGAATACGTTGCGAGCGTTGGAAGAAGGCCTGGAGAATTTTGCAGGCTGTGCGGTGATCATCAGCCACGATCGCTGGTTCCTGGATCGGATTGCTACGCACATTCTGGCCTTTGAAGGCGATTCACAGGTCTATTGGTTTGAGGGAAATTTCTCGGAATACGAAGAAAATCGGCGCAAACGACTAGGCACGGATGCCACGCCAACCCGGATCAAGTATAAAAAATTGGGGTAATTTAGGAAGGGCATTAACAATAAACGGGTACCACGTTTCCTTTTGAAACGTGGTACCCGTTTATTGTTAATGCTCTCGGCAGATAGATGGCTGGCGGTTAGCGCTTTACTAATTTCTTAAGGAGCCAATAGATTCACGAAAGATCATGCTTTAAGAGATAGTTTGCCTTGTGTTTTAGATGCATAGGGTTCGCCTTTTCTTCACCCTTTAACAAAAAACAATCGATGAAACCGTCAAGACGTAATTTCTTACAATCGCTGGGCGTTGGCGTGGCCAGTTTGGGGGTTACTAAACAAGCTTCTGCTACAGCATTACCTGCACCTAAAAAGCCAGCAGGCGACGATCAGGTTCTGTTTGTGGGCGATACGATTGCCATTGCCAATACAGAACACGGAAAAGTTAGAGGATTTATTCTTCGGGGTATTCATCAATTTTTAGGAGTGCCTTATGGGGCTGATACCTCGGGTAAAAATCGGTTTATGCCTCCACAAAAGCCCGCACCCTGGACTGATATTCGGCCTACTCTGTGGTGGGGAAACTCAGCTCCCCAAATCATGGAAAAACGATATGCCAATGTTTACGCGTCCTTCGTTGACCACTGGAATTACGATGATGTTTCAGAAGACTGCCTGAAGCTAAATGTATGGACACCAGCCCTAGACTCGCAAAAACGACCAGTAGTTGTCTGGCTGCACGGCGGTGGCTTCGTTAATGGAAATGCGGTTGAGCAGGATGGATATCAGGGTGAAAACTTGTCTCGTTTGGGCAATATCGTTTTTTGCTCCATCAATCATCGGCTTGGCTCGCTGGGGTATACCGATCTGAAAGCTGCCGGAGGCCATGCCGCATCTGGTAACGTAGGTAATCTGGACATGGTGGCCGCTCTGGAATGGGTCAAAAACAATATTGCCAATTTTGGTGGAGACCCTGCCAATGTAACTATTATTGGGCAGTCGGGTGGCGGAGCCAAAGTGACAACCCTAATGAATATGCCATCCGCCAAAGGCCTGTTTCATAAGGCTGTTGCATTGAGTGGTAGCTCGCTATCTGGCGTTAATAAAGAATATGCCGAAAAATTAGGCGTGAAGGTGATGGAGGAAGCTGGTCTGAAGCCGGGCGAAATCGATAAACTTCAGCAGATTCCGTGGCGCCAATACATTGATATCGCCAACCGGGCTGTTGAGAAAATGGCCGATGAAGCCAAGCGAATGAATATCCAGCGGGGAGGCTATTCGCCCGTTGGTGATGGCACCTACTTGGCCGAAGGGGCTTTTTTCAATAACCCCAATCAATTCTCGGCTGATATTCCGCTGATTCTCTGTTCCACATTTCATGAGCAAAATCCTGACCGGACAGATGCCAGCCTGGAGGGTATTTCGTTGGCCGAAGTGAAAGAGAAAATAAAATCCCGCTTTGGCGATAAATCTGGTGAAATTGTAGACGCTTACGCCAAGAATTTCCCGAAGGCTCGCCCCATTGAGATTTGGGCATTGATTGTTTCGAATCGAAAGAATGTCGTTGCCACTGCCGATGCTAAAGCCGCTCAGCAAAAAGCGCCTGTTTACGTAGCCTGGTTTGGCTGGCAGCCCCCGCTATTTGATGGTCGGATGCGGGCTTTCCACTGCGACGATATTTGTTTCTGGTTTTATAATACCGATTTGATGCTGACGCATACTGGTGGTGGGAAGCGACCAAGAGCCTTATCCGATAAGATGGCTCACTCGTTTCTGAACTTTATCAAAACCGGAAATCCTAATGGGGGAGGCTTACCTAACTGGAAGCCGTATACGACCCAACATGGTGAAACCATGATTCTGGATGATGTTCCCGCTTTGGCGAATGATCCCGATCGCGAAGCACGGAAAACGCTGGCTTAAGAAAGAATTGGCTGGTTATAAATCCAAAACGGTCCTATACGGTCAATTGACTATATGGGACCGTTCGTTTGGAGGGCAACTTGGCGATGGGTGGCTGTTTTGATACTTAACTATTCTCCGTTAGCCAAGTCAACGCGTTTTCTAAACACGTAGCCCCATGTTCAGGGTCGTCAACCATATCGGCCAGTTCGGTTAACAGTAATACGCCGGTTAAGGTGTGAACACGATTATGATCGATTGTGCGTCCTGTTAGCTGTTCATAGTGGCTAATGACATCCGCGGTAAGCTCCTTTGAAATAAAACTGGTATAAATAAATTCCTCGTGCAATTCGCCAAAACCAGCATCGCCAAAGTCATAAATACCAGTTAGTTGTTGAGTAGAATAGTCAAATGCCATATTCCTGCCATGACCATCGAAAAATCCATATATAGGCAGATCGGGAGGAAGCTGCGCCCAGGTTTTGAGCGTTTGTTGGGCCTTAGGGAGAAGATTTTTGGGTAAGAGTGGTTGAATACCAGCCAGAATAATGTCAGGACTTGGCCATTGGTCAATTGGTAGGGCGCCGGCAGTTCGTAGCAAGTCTGGCTCAATTGCGTGTAACTCCCCATAAAAACGAGCTATGTCTTTCGCTAAGCTCTCTTTAGCTACCTTCCCCAATAATTCGTACTGCGGCCTCGTAACGGGTTCTCCTTTAAGCTTTGTGTGTTTCGAAAACGTAACTGGCTTTTCAAAAAACTCAAGATCGGGCACTTGTATTGTCACACTGGGCCGAATCACGGTGAGCATTGTAGCCTCTCTGCGCAAAGCCTCGATAGCTTCCGGATCACGGGGGAATTTAAAAACTAACCGATCATCTATATCAACGGCAACAGAATCCCATCCGGTAGTTAGTAATGTAAAGGTAGCGTCGGCAAGGTCAGGAAAACAGGCCAGGATTGTGTTCTTTAACTGGTCGAGCATGATTTGCTTTGAAGCAGAAACGAAAGAAGGGGCTAAATTAAAGCTATTCGATTTGGCTTCATGCAAAAAAATACTGGCGCAAAATGAAAAAGCCGTTACGAATTCGTAACGGCTTTTCTTAGTAGCGGGAGCTGGACTCGAACCAGCGACCTTTGGGTTATGAGCCCAACGAGCTACCAACTGCTCCATCCCGCGATGTTGGGACTGCAAATGTACGACAACATTTTACAAATACAATTATCTTTGTAAAAAAAAGTTTATTCACTGTCTGAAACGTTTTTTGTCAGGAGTGAGTTGTTTGCTAAAGCCGCTGGTAATCAGCCAGCGGGATCACCTCAAAGAATGAATACGGAAATCATTGAAAATTTCCCGGCCAATCATAAGGCCGGTTTCGTCAGTATCGTTGGTAAGCCCAATGTCGGTAAATCTACCCTGATGAATCAGCTCGTTGGCGAACGGCTGTCTATTATCACCTCCAAAGCACAGACGACACGCCACCGGATAATGGGTATCCTGAACGGAACTCATGACGGACAGGAGTTCCAACTCGTTTACTCCGATACCCCCGGAATTATTAAACCCCAGTACAAACTTCATGAATCAATGATGAGCTTTGTACGCGGCTCCATTGAAGATGCTGATGTTGTGCTGTTCGTAACGGATATCTTCGAACAACACGACGAAAACGACGTCATTGAGCGACTGCAAAAATCGGAAGTTCCTGTGCTGCTGCTGATCAATAAAATTGACCAGGCTACGCAGGATCAGGTAATGGAGAAAATTGCGTACTGGCAGGAAAATTTCAACGCCCAGGAAATCATTCCTATCTCGGCGTTGAACGGCTTTAATATTGATCAGGTATTTGGCGGTATTATCAGTCGGCTGCCTCAGCATCCGCCTTATTTTCCTAAGAGCGAACTGACCGATAAACCCGAGCGGTTTTTTGCCTCAGAAATTATTCGGGAGAAAATTTTCCTGAACTACAAACGCGAAGTTCCCTATAGCAGTGAGGTAGTTATAACGGGCTTCAAGGAAAAAGAGGATATCATTGTTATTCAGGCCGAAATTTTGGTCGAACGGGCTACGCAACGGGCTATTCTGCTTGGTGAAGGTGGGAATATGATTAAAAAAACGGGAATTATGGCCCGTGAAGAACTTGAGCGCTTCTTCGGCAAAAAAGTATTTTTAGAACAATTCGTCAAAGTAGAACCCGACTGGCGCCAGAAAGAGCGGATGCTCAAGCGGTTAGGATACGATGAATAAGCATTAGGAGTGAGAAGTGAGAAGTGAGGAGTTGTTGAAGCACTCATTAAACTTGCGTCAGCAACTCCTCACTTCTCACTCCTCGCTCCTCACTCCTTCAAAAAAATGGCAAACATTGTTGCAATCGTTGGTCGCCCAAATGTGGGCAAGTCCACGCTGTTTAACCGTCTGACGGAACAGCGACAGGCCATCATGGATAACCAAAGTGGTGTTACACGCGACCGGCATTATGGCACGGCCGAGTGGAACGATAAATATTTTACAGTCATCGATACAGGTGGCTACGTTGTTGGCTCTGAGGATGTATTTGAAGAGTCGATTCGGGAACAGGTCGAAATTGCTATTCAGGAATCAACGGTTTTGTTGTTTGTTGTTGATACGCAAACAGGCATCACTGGCCTGGATCAGGACTTTGCCAATGTTCTACGCCGAACCAAAAAGCCCGTATACGTAGTCGCTAATAAGGCCGAAACCGGCGAACGGGCGCATGGCGCTGCCGAATTTTATGCCCTTGGATTAGGTGATCCCTATGCAATTTCGTCGCAAACGGGCACTGGTACTGGTGATTTACTGGATGAAGTGATCAAGCATTTTCCAACGGCTGGCGTTGAAAATCCGGATGCCGGAATTCCAAGAATTGCAATTCTCGGGCGTCCGAACGTTGGTAAATCGTCGTTTTTGAATGTCCTGACAGGGCAGGAGCGTAGTATTGTGACGCCTATCGCCGGTACTACTCGAGACGCGATCGACACTCGCTATAAAGCTTACGGTAAAGACTTTATTCTGACTGATACGGCTGGTATCCGCCGTAAAGCGCGTATTGACTCCAACGTTGAGTTTTATTCGACATTACGTTCGATTAAAGCCATGGAGGATTCGGATGTCTGTATTATTCTCCTTGATGCGACACGTGGCCTCGAAGCGCAGGATTTGACCATTATTGGGCAGGCTGTGAAAGCGAAAAAGGGCGTAGTAATCATGGTCAATAAATGGGATGCGGTTGAAAAAGACCAGCATACTGCCGACAGATTGCGTAAGGAAATGATTCAGCGAATGATGCCGATTGACTATCTGCCTATCATTTTTGCGTCGGTTCATGAGAAGCAACGTATTTTCCAGGTGATGGAAAAAGCGATGGAAGTGTATGAGAACAAGACGAAAAAGGTTGCGACGTCGAAGCTGAATGATGCCATGCAGCCCGAAATCGAGAAATATCCACCGCCGGCTATCAAAGGGAAGCATATTAAAATTAAGTACATGCTTCAGGTGCCAACGCCTTCGCCAACGTTCGTATTTTTCTGTAACCTACCTCAGTATGTTCAGGAATCATACCAGCGTTTCCTGGAGAACAGGCTTCGAGAACATTTTGACTTTACAGGTGTACCGATTACGGTGTTTTTCCGGCAAAAATAAAGCACAGAGTAGAGTTAATATAGTCAGGAGTAGCCAGGTATTGTTCGTCTAATTACGATACTCGGCTACTCCTGACTTGTTTTGGTCAGTATATCATGAAAACTTCCTCACGTTATTGGATTGGCGCTTTTCTAGTTTTTTTAGCTGCTTTTTGCTTTGCCTGTAAAGGCATTCTTATTAAACTGGCCTACCAATATCAGATTGACTCGATTTCGCTGCTAACATTACGAATGTTGTTTGCGCTGCCATTCTACATCGTTATTTTAGTCAATCTGAACCGAAAGCAATCCCCCGCTAAACTAACGAGTCGGCAATGGGCAGCTCTGGCCATATTTGGAATTACAGGTTATTACTTTGCCAGTTTCTTCAATTTTTTAGGCTTGATTTACATAACAGCAAGTTTGGAGCGGATTCTTCTATTCGTCTATCCAACCTTTGTGCTGCTGATGAACGCCATGGGCTTTGGCCTGCGGGTTACGAAATTACAGATCGTAGCGCTTATCTTAACCTATGCCGGAATTCTCCTGGCGTTTTGGGGAAATATTGAGACTTCGGCTCAAAACAATGTTGTGTTGGGCGCCTTCTGGGTTATCCTTAGCGGATTGGTCTATGCCGTTTATTTGGTTGGTAGCGACCGCATGATCCCATTAATTGGGTCGCTGCGGTATACCTGTTATGCCATGATTGCCGCCACGGTACCTACAGTGCTGCATTGCGCGGTTCAAAATGGGCTGCACTTGGGAGGCTATCCAATGCCCGTATATGCTTTAGGGTTGGGGATGGGCATTTTTGTAACCGTGATCCCGACGTTTATGATTGCTGAAGGAATTAAGCGGGTGGGATCGGGTAATGCCTCTATTATTGGCAGTATTGGTCCAATTTTTACAATTTTCCTGTCGACCACTATTCTCCATGAAACGATTAGCATTGAGCAAATTATAGGTACCCTACTGGTATTAGCTGGCGTCTTTATGATTGGTTGGAAAGGGAACAAACAAGTAACTCCTTCTGTAACCAACTAACAAATTGTGCCTATTATGGGGGTATTACTTACTTAAAGGTAACTAGCCTGCTATATAAAAGAAGTATCATGTTACGATAGGATTACAAAAACAACCATTAAATAAAGTTGCGCTCACGTTCAGGACGTTAGTATTTTACATATGTCTATTTTAGGAGTATATTGGCCCCCGTTATTACCCAAACGATTACCCACCTTATCATGGCAACCGAAAAAATTTTAGATGACGAAAAACGCATTGACAAAGCGGCTTATGTGCTTAAAGCTGTTGCGCACCCTCTGCGAATAAAGATCATTCAGATGTTGAATGAGAGCAAAGAGCTAAATGTGTCGACTATCTACAAAAATCTAAACGCCGAACAATCCCTCATTTCGCACCACTTAATTAACATGCGCGACAAAGGCATTCTGGATATCCGGCGCAGCGGCAAAAACATTTATTACTTTCTGGTCGATGCTGCTGTAGCGGAGATCATCGATTGTATTTACAAGAGTAAACTAATAAGCTAATCCATTTAGAGAGCACAGTAAAAAGCGTTAGAAAAAAGACCGAGGTCTTTTTTCTAACGCTTTTTACTTACCGACTGTTAGCTGAATAGATCGCCGGTTTTATAAGGCGGTATGATACCAAGATGAATATAAGCCCGCTCGGTAGCTTCTCGTCCGCGCGATGTTCGTTTTAGGAAGCCTTCCTTAATTAAGAACGGTTCGTAGACTTCTTCAATCGTTTCAGATTCCTCCCCACAAGCCGTAGCAATGGTTGAGAGACCTACCGGCCCCCCTTTGAACTTCTCGATGATCGTTGTCAGAATCCGATTATCCATTTCATCTAACCCATTCTGGTCAACTTCCAGAGCGCTCAACGCGATTTCAGCAATATCGACGTTGATATAACCGTTCCCTTTAACTTGTGCAAAGTCGCGGGTACGGCGCAGGAGGTTATTCGCGATACGCGGTGTACCCCGACTCCGACGTGCAATCTCATAAGCGCCTGTTTCATCAATTGCGGTTCCCAGAATAGCCGACGACCGTTGAACGATGGATGTTAGAAGTTTGGCGTCATAATATTCCAATCGGCAACTAATACCAAAACGGGCTCGTAGGGGAGAGGTAAGCATACCCGCCCGAGTTGTGGCGCCAATAAGCGTAAACGGATTCAATTTTATCTGCACGGTTCGGGCGTTGGGGCCGGAGTCGAGCATGATGTCAATTTTATAGTCCTCCATCGCCGAATACAGATACTCTTCCACAATTGGGTTGAGCCGGTGAATTTCGTCGATAAAGAGCACATCGTTTGGTTGCAGATTTGTCAACAAACCAGCCAGATCACTGGGTTTATCCAGAACAGGTCCGGAAGTCATTTTGATGCTGGCGTTGAGTTCATTGGCAACAATGTGCGATAGGGTTGTTTTGCCTAACCCTGGGGGGCCATGAAGCAAAACATGGTCGAGGGCTTCGCCCCGTTGCATAGCCGCCCGAACAAATACTTCGAGATTTTCGAGGACTTTTTCCTGCCCTGTAAAGTCCTCGAAGGAGAGGGGTCTAAGCGCCCGTTCAATCTCCTTGTCGGTCGCACTCATGCCCTCTGTCGAGCCCTTTAAAAAGTCATTTCGCATGATTTTGAATCGTATAGACCCGGCCAAATGTTTACCTGAAAATAGGCTTATTTGGCCGGGTCGTTTACCTCAAATTTACGAAAAAAACAGGAGAAAATCGCTACCGAATGAGCAATACTGAGCCTCGTTTTACAACCTGTGGACGCTCTGGGAATGACTCACTTTTATAGGTAATAATGTACGGGTAAAGCATTGATGGATAGGTAGATCCATGATAGGTGCCATCCCATTTCTGCTCTGGATTATCGCTGGCAAAAATCACCTCGCCCCATCGATTGTAAATACGGAACTCGTAGTTTGTGGTATAGGCGGTGAAAATCTGTAATACGTCGTTTACACCATCGTTGTTGGGGGTGAATGCATCGGGAACATTGACGCGGGGCTCACACAAATTGAACACGCGTGCAATACCCGTTGCCGTACATCCTTGCGGATCAGTCACCCGAATAGAATAGCTACCAGCTCGGTCAACCACAATCGTTTTAGTGGTATCATTACGAGTGAGCCACAGATAGCGCAACCCCGGCGCTCCATTAGCCGAAAGTTGTGCTTTCTCTAAATCACCTTCGCAAAGGGCAACATTATCTGAAAGTGAAAAGGTTGGCGGTGGTCGGTCGCCTACCTGGATATTACTTCGGCCTACGCAACCTGTTTGTGTATTTCTAAGGATAAGGCTATACGAACCTGGTTGAGAAACAGTAATGAATGGGGCCGATGATCCGGTACTCCATTGATAGGTATTACCCGGTTGATCGCCAGATAAGGGAGACAGAATAACCCCAATTCCTGAACATTTGAGTGTATCGGGTCCCAGACGGGCAAAGCCCGTACTATCGAGACCCACCCGAATGCTATCTTTTAGGATTTTACAGCCCAATATGTCCGTTACCTGTACTGAATAAAGCCCTGGCGACGCATTCCCCAAAACGGGCGTTGTTGTTACCAGGTTGTTGTTTCGGTCCAGCCAGATGTAGCTCGCTGGCGTTCCTCCCGTTACGGTTACATTGATGGTGCCACTATTCGGTACACTGCATAAAGCGTCCTTAACCAATGCAGTAAGAGCCAGTTGATTGGCCGGGGATTTTAACGTAAAGGCAGTATCGGCCTTACAGGTGTGAATGCTATCCGTTACGCTGACCTTATAGCCGCCTTCTGTCAGACTGGTTTGCCGACTGCCAGTACCCGTTAGAATCGCTCCGTCCGAACGAGTCCAGGTGTAAAGATATGTTCCGGCCGGGGTCGGTGTCAGTTGAATCGAGCCATCTGCCGATGTGCAGGTTGTTGGGCCAGTCAGGGTAGCGGCTACCCGTAGTTTAGGCAATTCGCTAACCCGGATCGTATCCGAGTTTTCGCAGGTGGTACCATTTACCGTCGATTGCGCGGTAACAGTGTAGGTGCCCCCTTTGGAAACCGAAATGGTTCGCGTATTCCCGCCGTTACTCCACTGAAACTGCGTCCAGGTTTGCTGCGGTACGGTCAGGTTGATCGATGATCGATAACAAAAAACGGTATCGGGACCTAAGTCGAGTGATGGCGGTGGTTTGATCTGTACCTCAATCGTATCGCTTTTAAAACACTCGCCATTGGCCGCCAGACCAACTACAATGTAATAGCCGGGCCTGTCGAGTTTTATAGTCTGTTGCCTACTGGCGACCGCTCCATTGACCAGCCAGACATATACTTTGGCCTGTACCTTCATATCCAGTGTAATCCCTTTTTTATTACAAATGGCGGTATCGGCTCCCAGATGTATATCGGGTGGGGTTGCTAAAATGGTCAGCGTGTCTTTAATCAGCGTGTCTT
Proteins encoded in this region:
- a CDS encoding DMT family transporter, whose protein sequence is MKTSSRYWIGAFLVFLAAFCFACKGILIKLAYQYQIDSISLLTLRMLFALPFYIVILVNLNRKQSPAKLTSRQWAALAIFGITGYYFASFFNFLGLIYITASLERILLFVYPTFVLLMNAMGFGLRVTKLQIVALILTYAGILLAFWGNIETSAQNNVVLGAFWVILSGLVYAVYLVGSDRMIPLIGSLRYTCYAMIAATVPTVLHCAVQNGLHLGGYPMPVYALGLGMGIFVTVIPTFMIAEGIKRVGSGNASIIGSIGPIFTIFLSTTILHETISIEQIIGTLLVLAGVFMIGWKGNKQVTPSVTN
- a CDS encoding ArsR/SmtB family transcription factor produces the protein MATEKILDDEKRIDKAAYVLKAVAHPLRIKIIQMLNESKELNVSTIYKNLNAEQSLISHHLINMRDKGILDIRRSGKNIYYFLVDAAVAEIIDCIYKSKLIS
- the ruvB gene encoding Holliday junction branch migration DNA helicase RuvB: MRNDFLKGSTEGMSATDKEIERALRPLSFEDFTGQEKVLENLEVFVRAAMQRGEALDHVLLHGPPGLGKTTLSHIVANELNASIKMTSGPVLDKPSDLAGLLTNLQPNDVLFIDEIHRLNPIVEEYLYSAMEDYKIDIMLDSGPNARTVQIKLNPFTLIGATTRAGMLTSPLRARFGISCRLEYYDAKLLTSIVQRSSAILGTAIDETGAYEIARRSRGTPRIANNLLRRTRDFAQVKGNGYINVDIAEIALSALEVDQNGLDEMDNRILTTIIEKFKGGPVGLSTIATACGEESETIEEVYEPFLIKEGFLKRTSRGREATERAYIHLGIIPPYKTGDLFS